Genomic segment of Erythrobacter sp. BLCC-B19:
CGAAATCGCCAGCATGGTGATCGCGCTGGGCCTCATCAAGTTCCTCGGCGTCATGCTGGTGCAGCAATGGCAGCCGCTCAAATTCGCCCTGATACCCGGCCCGACCAAGACCATGCGCGTCCACAATCAGGCGGTGCGCCAGTTCAAGGTCGGCGCGGAACGGCGCACCACCGGGCGCACCGGGGTTCTGATCTATCTCTCGATGCACGAGCGCCGCGCCGAGATCGTCGCGGATGAGAGCATCGCTGCCAAGGTGCCGGCCGAGGTATGGGGCGAGGCGATGGGCGATATGCTGGCCCACATCCGCCACGGGCGCATCGCCGAAGGGCTGGCAGTGGGCATCCGCGACGTCGGCCATGTCCTTGCCGAACATTTCCCGCGCGGCAGCGAGGACGTGAACGAACTGCCTGATCGGCTGATCGAGGTTTGACCAATTAGCCCCTTGACCCGTTCGCCCTGAGCTTGTCGAAGGGCCGTCCTTCCTTTGCACCCGCAATGAAGTGAAGTGCGGTCGTAGACCCTGCGGGTCAGCTTCGCTTCCGACAGGCTCAGGACGAACGGAGTTAATATCTTGATCAGAGACCGCGACGCTGACCTTCCCGAAGTCGTGCAGTGGGAGGGCAAGTTCATCACCGCCAAGACGCGGGGCCGGTGGGAATATGTCGGCCGCGCGCGCGGTATCCGGGCAGCGGCCATTATCGCGCTGGATGAAGACGCGGATGGCACGCGTCACGCGATCCTCGTCAGCCAGTACCGCGTGCCGCTGGGGCGCTTCAGCCTCGAGATTCCCGCAGGGCTCGTCGGCGACGATGCCGGGGCCGAGAATGAGGATGCCACCGCCGCCGCCGCGCGCGAGCTGGAGGAGGAAACCGGCTACCATGCTGCCCACATGGAGGTGCTGGGCGAATTCTATTCATCGCCCGGCATGGTCTCGGAAAGCTTCACGCTCTTGAAGGCAACCGGCCTTACCCGCGTGGGCGAAGGTGGCGGGGTATCGGACGAGAACATCATCACCCACCGGGTTGCGCTGCACGATCTTTCGCGCTTTGTGGCCGAGTGGCGGCGCGCCGGGCACGCGGTCGACGTGAGGATCGCGATGCTTTTGACGCCGGAATTTCTGGGAGAGGACAAGTAAAATGGCAGGACGTGTAGCGGGCAAGATGGCCCTGGTGACGGGCGGCGCGCAGGGCTTGGGCCGCGCGCACTGCATCCGCTTGGCGCAGGAAGGCGCGCGGGTGCTGGCGACCGACATCAACGGTGCGGGCGCAGAAGAAACCGCCGCGATCATCAACGCCGAACTCGGCGAAGGCACGGCCTACGGCATCGCGCATGACGTGACCAAGCCCGACCAGTGGGAAGCCGCTGTCGATGCCGCGCGCGAGAAGCTCGGCGGGCTGAATGTCCTCGTCAACAATGCCGGGATCGGCGTTCCGGGCAACATCGAGGCCTGCGATTTCGGTGACTGGCAGCGCTGCTTCGACATCAACGTCAATTCGATCTTCCACGGCTGCCAGAAGGCGCTCCCCCTGATGCGCGAGCACGCACCGGGCTCGATCATCAACATCTCCAGCATCGCCGGCCTGATCGCGAGCGACACCATGCCGGCCTACAACGCCAGCAAGGCGGCGGTGTGGATGCTGTCGAAGTCGATCGCGCTGCATTGCGCGAAGAAGGGGATGCAGATCCGCTGCAATTCGGTCCACCCGACCTTTGTCGACACGCCGATCCTTGATGGCACGGCCAAGGCGCACGCGCTCGACAAGGATGTGCTGATGGAAAAGCTGGCGCGGCAGATCCCGCTGAAGTTTGTCGGCGAGCCCAATGATATCGCCAACGCGGTGCTCTATCTGGCGAGCGATGAAAGCCGCTTCATGACCGGGGCCGAGCTGAAACTGGATGGCGGCATCAGCGCCATGTAAAAGAAAGAGGGGCCCGCAAAGGCCCCTCCCGGTTTCTTTCCATCAGGTGCAGCGGCCCGATAAACCGGGAACCGCTTTGTGTGGTCGCTGCACTCAGTCGGCGATCAGCGCGACCGCGAGGTAGATCAGCACCGGGCTGCCAAAGCCGAGCAGCGTTGCGGCGACAAAGCCGATGCGCACCAGCATGGTGTCGATGCCGAAGTAGTTGCCGATCCCGGCGCAGACGCCGAACACCTTGGCATTGCCCTTGTCGAGGCGGAAGCTGCGGCTCGGCGGGGTGCCGCCCGATTGGCCGGTAATGTTGTTCATGTGAGGCAAACTCCTTGAAAAAGCGGTGGTCGGATCAGGCCATCAGGCCGGGGCTGGCGGGCACGATCGCATAGGCGAAGCTGGCGACCGTCAGCACGACGGCGAAGGCGGCGGAAGCGAAGCGGGAAGAATTGTCAGAGCCGAACATGGTGTGGGTTCCTTCGAATGGGGTTGCGTTGGCGGATCAGGCGACGAGGGTCGGGCTGGCGGGGATGATCGCGTAGGCGAAGAAAGCTGCCGAAAGCACGACCGAGAAGGCGGCGGCGAAGAGGCGGTTGCCGGTTTCGATGGTGGTCATGTGAGGTCTCCTTTGGTGTGTCTTGCGTTGTTTCCGGGACCATCCCGGGGATGCCAAATACATTGCAGGAGCCGTGCCAAACTCGAAAAATGGCGGATTTCTGCGGTTTCGATCCTTTCGCGCCGCAAACAGCACGTTCAGCGAAACGAAAGCTTGGGAAATTTCACCAAGGGTTGGGATCGGTGATTTCGCCAGCACGCGCACTGGCCAAAGCACCCCCCTCCGGCTACCCGCTTGGGGCCATGGGCCTCAGCCGGATCACCCTCGAAAACTTCCGCAACCATGCGGCCACCCAGCTTGGCGAGCCGGCGCATTTCAACCTGCTGGTGGGCGAGAATGGGGCGGGGAAGACCAATATCCTCGAAGCGCTCTCGCTGCTCGGCCCGGGACGCGGGCTCAGGCGTGCGAACCTCGGCGACCTGCCGCGCCGGGCGGTGGCGGGCGATCCGCCCTTGCCTTTCGTGATTGGCGCGAGCCTTTCGGAAGCCGGGACGATCTCGGCGCGGCTTGGCACCTATACCGAACCCGGTCAGCCGGGGCGGCGACTGGTGCGCGTGAACGGTGCGCCCGCCACCTCTGCCAGCCTTGCAGAATGGCTGGCGCTCAGCTGGCTGACCCCGGCGATGGACGGGCTGTTCACCGACAGCGCAGGCGCGCGGCGGCGGTTCATGGATCGCATGGCGCTGGCGCTCGCCCCCGATCATGCGCGGCGGGTGAATGCGCTGGAGACGGCGCTGCGCGAACGCGGCAAGCTGCTCGAAACCCGCGCCGATCCGCGCTGGCTCGATGCGGTCGAGGCCCAGGCGGCCGATCATGGCGCTGCCGTGGCGCGGACCCGCGCCGAACTTGTCCTGCGCCTTGCCGATGAGCTGTCAGCCCTCCCACCCGAACCCTTTGCGCGCCCCGCCCTCGCCTATGTCCCCGGCGGCCCGACCGACGAGACCGCGCTGCGCGCCGAACTCGCCCGCGCCCGCCCGCGAGACCGCGCCGCGGGCCGCGCGCTCACCGGCCCGCAGCGCGATGAATTGCAGGTGCGCATGGCCTCTACCGGGCACTCGGCTGCGGCCTGTTCCACCGGCGAGCAGAAGGCGATGCTGATCGCCATCACGCTCGCCCACGGCATCCTCGCCGCATCCGGGCGGCCCAGCGTGCTGCTGCTCGACGAGGTGGCCGCGCATCTTGATCCCGTGCGCCGCACCGAGTTGTTCAACCGCCTGCGTACGGGCCGCGCGCAAGTGTGGATGACCGGCACCGAACTCGCCCCGTTTGACGCGATCCGCAGCGAAGCGGCGATCTGGCGGGTCTCGGGCGGCGGGGTGGAGCGGCTCTAGGGCGCTTTTGCCGGCGGCAGCGCGCCTTCGACCTCGCCAATCGTCGATGCCACCAGCCGCTCGATCCCCTGCGCGGTCGGGTGGATCTTGTCGGCCTGGAACAGCGAGGGATCCTGATAGATGTCCTCCAGCCAGAACGGGATCAGGCTTGCGCCATATTGCTTGGCGAGATCGCGATACATCGCGTCGAACGCCGCCTGATAGTCCGGCCCGTAATTGGGCGGCGCGCGCATCCCCATCAGCAGCACCGGCACCTTTTGCGCCTTGAGGATGGTGAGCATCTTTTCAAGGTTCGCGCGCGCCTCTTCGGGCGGCAGGCCGCGCAGCATATCATTGCCGCCCAGTTCGAGGATGAACAGCGCGGGCGGCGTGTCCTTCTGCGCGGCGAGCGTGAATTCCAGCCGGTTCAGCCCCGCCGCCGTGGTATCCCCCGAAACGCCCGCATTGATGACATCGGCATTGATCCCCTTGGCGCGCAGGGCGTTTTCGAGCTTTTCGGGATAGGCATCGCGCGGATCGACCCCGTAGCCGGCAAACAGGCTGTCACCGAAGGCGATGATCCGCCGTTCCGGCCCCATCACGGGAATAGCGGGGAGCGCTGGTTTGCCATCCGCCGCGATCTCGCCCTGCGGCGCTGCCTCCTCGGCACTGTCGCCGCAACCCGCCAGCGCCAGCAGCGCGGCGCCCAACACGGCAATTTTCGACCAAGAGCGCTTGTGCATCCGCGAGCCTTCCATACCTGTAGCTTGTTGCTCCCCCTCACCTATGCCATCGGAACCGCGTGACAAGTCCCTCTCTCGCAATCAGCGCTCGCAATCTGACCCTCACCCTCGGCGATAGCGCCGCGCCGGTAACGATCCTGCGCGGGATCGACCTCGATGTGCCGCAAGGCCAGGTCGTGGCGCTGCTTGGCCCCTCGGGGTCGGGCAAGAGCTCGCTGATGGCGGTGCTTTCAGGGCTGGAACGCGCGAGCGGGGGGAGCCTCAATGTGGCGGGGGCGGATTTCGCGATGCTGGATGAAGACGGGCTGGCCGCCGCACGCCGGGGCCGGATCGGGATCGTGCTTCAGGCCTTCCACCTGCTGCCCACTATGACCGCGGCGGAGAATGTCGCGACCCCGATGGAGCTTGCCGCCATGGCGGACGCGCACCCGCGCGCGCTGGCGGAGCTGGAGGCGGTCGGCCTGGCGCATCGCACCGGGCATTATCCCACCCAGCTTTCGGGCGGCGAACAGCAGCGCGTCGCCATCGCCCGGGCCACCGCGCCGCGCCCCGGCCTGATCTTCGCCGACGAGCCGACCGGCAACCTCGATGCCGCGACCGGCGAGGAGATCATCAAGCTGCTGTTCGCCCGCCGCGCCGAGACCGGGGCGACCCTCCTCATCATCACCCATGACGCCAGCCTTGCCGCCAAGTGCGAGCGGGTGTTGACCATGGCGGACGGGGTGATCGTCTCGGACACCATGCCCGCATGAGCCTTCCCCTCGGCACGGCATGGGCGATTGCCCGGCGCGATCTCAACGCGCGCTTCCGCGGCCTCCGGCTGCTGCTGGTGTGCATCTTCCTCGGCACCGCAGCGCTCGCCGCCATCGGCACGCTGACCACCGCGATCGAGCGCGAGCTGGAATCCAGCGGGCAGGAACTGCTGGGCGGCGATCTCGAGGTCGAGGTCTGGCAACGCACGCTCAGCCCCGAAGAACGCAAGGCGCTGTCGGCCTATGGCACCATTTCCAGCGGCTATCGGATGCAGGCGATGGCGAGCACGCCTGATGCGGCCGCGCCGATCGAGCTGAAGGCGGTCGACGCGAAATGGCCGATGTTCGGCTCGCTGCTGCTGGAGGACGGCCGCACCGTCGGCGCGCCCACCGGCACGGATGCGTGGATCGCGCAAACCGCGCTCGAACGGCTGGGGATCAGGCTGGGCGAAAGCTTCAAGGTCGGTACCGTCACCCTGCGCGCGGCGGGGATCATCAAGGACGAGCCGGATCGCCTGTCCGAAGGCTTCCAGCTCGGCCCGACGGTCATCGTGGCCGACAGCGTGCCTACCGAAGCCGGATTGCTGGCACCGGGCGCGCTCTACCAGAGCAAGCACCGCATCGCCTTTGCCGATCCGGGGCGCGACCCCGAGGCGATCGAGGAGGCGCTGACCAAGGCCTATCCCACCGCCGGCTTCGACATCCGCACCCGCGACCGCGCCTCCCCCGGCGCTGACCGCTTTGTGCGGCAGATGAGCGATTTCCTGACGCTGGTGGGCCTCGCCGCGCTGGTGATTGCAGGGATCGGGATTGCGGGCGGCGTTTCGTCCTATCTCGACCAGCGCCGTGCGGGGATCGCGACATTGAAGGTGCTGGGGGCCACCTCCGGCGATATCGTGCGGATCTATGCGATGCAGATCGGCGTTGCGGCGCTGGCGGGAAGCGCGGCGGGGCTGGCCGCAGGCGTGCTGGTGACACCGCTGCTGGCGAGCGCCTTGCAAGGCCTGCTCCCGGTCGAGAGCGGGTTCATTATCGCGCCGGGCGCGCTGCTGCTGGCGGCGGGTTACGGCCTGCTGGTGGCTTTCGCCTTCGCCGCCGCGCCCCTCCTGCGCGCGCGCACCTTCCCGGCGATGGCGTTGATGCGGTCAGGCATCGTGCCCCTGGCGCGAGACAAGCGCGCGCTGCTGGCGACGGGTGCGGGCCTTGCGGCGATCTGCGCGCTGGCGCTGCTGACCACCGCGCAGCCGATGCTGTCGGGCGGGTTCCTGCTCGGCGCGGGCGGAGCGCTGCTGCTGCTCGCCGGGCTCGGATGGGGCATCCAGCGCCTCGCCCGCGGCCTGCCGCGCCCGAAGAACCCGCTTCTGCGGAGCGCCATTGCCAATATCCATCGCCCCGGCGCGCCGACCGGAGCGCTGGTCACCGCATTGGGCTTTGGCCTTGCCGCCTTCGTGCTGCTGGCCGCGGTGCAGAGCGCGATCGACGGCAATATCGCGCAGCGCGTGCCGCGCGAGGCACCTGACTACTTCGTGCTCGACGTGCCGCCCGCGCAGGAGCCGCGCTTCTTCGCGCTGATCCAGGCCGAGTTCCCCAAGGCCGGGATCCGCACCGTGCCCACCATGCGCGGCGCGGTGATCGCTTATGGGGCGAAGGACGCCATGACCCGCGTCGCCGACCTTGAGGAAATCCCGGAGGGCGCATGGGCGCTGCGCGGCGAGCGCGGGCTGACCTATGCCGACACCATCCCGCAGGGCAACCGCGTGGTCGCGGGCGAATGGTGGAGCCCGTTCCACAAGGGCGAACCGCTGGTCTCGATCGATGCCGATTTCGCCCGCGCCGTGGGGCTGGAGGTGGGCGACTATCTCACCATCGCGATCCTCGGCGTCGAGCGCACCGCGCGCATCGCCAATATCCGCGAGATCGACTGGGAGAGCATGGGCTTCAACTTCGCGCTGGTGTTCAGCCGCAATGCGATTGCCGATGCGCCGCACAACCTGTCGGCCACGATCGACCTGCCGGACGGCGCCGATACCGCCGCACGCGGGCGTCTGCTGCGCGCTCTGGTGAAGGAGATGCCGTCCTCCTCGGTGATCGAGGTCGGCGGCATTCTGGTCGAGGCACGAAAGCTGCTCGAACAGGTCAGCCTTGCGACCCTGGCGGCAGCAGCGGTAACGGTGCTGGCAGGGCTTGCGGTGCTGATGGGCGCGATTGCGGCGGCGCGGGCGGCGCGCACCTATGACACGGTGATGCTGCGCGTGCTGGGCGCGAGCCGGCGGCAGATCCTGCTGCTGCAACTCGCCGAATATGGCCTGCTGGCGGGCGTGCTGGCGCTGGTCGCGCTGGGGCTTGGCGGAGGGCTCGCCTGGGTGGTGATCACCCAGCTGTTCGAATTCGACTGGCTGCCCGACTGGGGCGAGGTGCTGGGCGTGCTCGCCCTTGGCATCGCGCTGGTGCTGGGCTTTGCGCTCGCCGGATCGCTGCCCCTGCTGCGGGCGAAACCGGCGCGGGCGCTGAGAGAGCTCTAGGCGAAGACCTCCTCCAGCCGCTCCGCCCCGCCGCCAGTCACTTCGCAATGCAGCGCGGCGGTAAAGGTTGCGGTGTAGAGCATGAAGCCAATCCCCACCGGCACAAACACGAGAAAGCCCAGCCCCATCAGCAGCAGGCCAAGTCCGGTGTTGTCCTGGGCCATATCGGCCGCCACGAAGATCAGCGCGAAGGGCAGCAGCACCGCCACCATCGCGATCCCGAAGAAGCCGAGCAGCGCCAGGAAAATACGCAAGGCCTTGCCCCGCGTCACCGACCAGCTGCGGCGCAGCGCGGCGATCGGACTGAACACCTGATCCACCGCGACAACCGGCACCAGCACCGCAAAGCGGCAAGCCAGAAACAGCATGAGCGGCAGGCTGGCCAACCCGACGAGGCCGCCGAATACCCCCGCGCCGGCGCTTCCTGTCAGCGCAAGCGCGCTCATTATCGCCATTATCACCAACGTAAACGCGATATAGCCAATCGTCAGCAACACCGAAATCGCCAGAAACGGCAGGCAGGTGCGAAAGCCGCGCAGCATCGCATCGCCAAACGCCGCACGCTCCAGCGGCGAGGCGAGTGTCACCATCGCCGCCTGCTGCGCAAAGGCCAGCATCAGATAGGCGGCAAAGAAAAGCGCCATCATGACAAACACGCCGATCCCGATCCCGCTCAAGGCGCTGGCGCTGGCAGGATCGTCGATGGCAAAGCCAAGACCGGCGATCCCGGCAATGCCGACCACCGCGATGACCACCGAGAGCACCGTATAGGCCGCCATCTGGATCGCGAGAAACACCGCCCACATCCCGGCCAGCGGCCATAGCCGCTCACGCAGCATCGCAAAGCTGGTCGAAAACACGCGCCCAATATCAAACATCTGTGTCCCCCAGCGGCCATCCCGCGCCGCAGGTGCCAGAATGCACACGCTGTCCGCGCGTGGCAAACGCAAACCTATTCGAACAGGTCGCCTTCCCACAGTTGACGGGGATCGGGCCCATAACGGTTCGGCCCCCAGGTGCCCTGCTGCGCCATCAGGAACAACAGCCAGCCAAGGCCGAGATAGGGGATGAAACCCACCAGCACCCACCAACCGCGCTTGTCGGAATCGTGCAGCCGCCGCACTTGCAGGGCCAGCACCGGCAGGCCGAATACCGCCGTATAGGCGAGCGTGCCGTAGATCATCAGTTCGGGCGCAAGGATCAGTGTGCCGGCCGTCCCCAGCACAAGATTGGTGACGAGAAACACCACGATGAGCACCGGCACCTGCCAGGCAACGAACAGCCAGTAATCGCGCCGCCGTGCGCGGCCACGGAAATCGAACATCCGGCGGAAAGGATCAATCAGGCTGTCCAGCATGGGAGCTTCATCTCTCGTCAGCGGCGCGCAGGCAAGCCGGACGAAGCCGGTCTCTTCAAATGCAGAGGGCTCCGCACCACTGGTGCGAAGCCCTCACTTTCAGGTTCGTTTCAGACCCGTGTCAGGCCATCAGAACTTGAAGCGCACGAGGCCGCCATAGGTGCGCGGCTGGTTCGGGTAACCCGAAACCGTGCCGGCCTGCGCCACGCCGTCGAACACCGTGATGATGAACTCGTCGTTGAGCAGGTTGCGCGCCCAGGCACCGATTTCCAGACCGTTTTCGAGCTGGAAGATCATCGAGGCGTTCACCAGGTTGGTCTCACGCTGGAAGATCCGCGGATCGCGGCGGGCGTTCACCGGGCCGTTGAAGGTCGGCAGGCCGTTGTTGATGTCGACATTGCTTTCATGGGCGTAGTCGACACGCGTGACCAGCTTGTTGCTGCCGATTTCGAGCGTGTGGGTTGCCGAGGTCGCAATGCTCCAGC
This window contains:
- a CDS encoding PspC domain-containing protein yields the protein MNNITGQSGGTPPSRSFRLDKGNAKVFGVCAGIGNYFGIDTMLVRIGFVAATLLGFGSPVLIYLAVALIAD
- a CDS encoding ABC transporter permease, coding for MSLPLGTAWAIARRDLNARFRGLRLLLVCIFLGTAALAAIGTLTTAIERELESSGQELLGGDLEVEVWQRTLSPEERKALSAYGTISSGYRMQAMASTPDAAAPIELKAVDAKWPMFGSLLLEDGRTVGAPTGTDAWIAQTALERLGIRLGESFKVGTVTLRAAGIIKDEPDRLSEGFQLGPTVIVADSVPTEAGLLAPGALYQSKHRIAFADPGRDPEAIEEALTKAYPTAGFDIRTRDRASPGADRFVRQMSDFLTLVGLAALVIAGIGIAGGVSSYLDQRRAGIATLKVLGATSGDIVRIYAMQIGVAALAGSAAGLAAGVLVTPLLASALQGLLPVESGFIIAPGALLLAAGYGLLVAFAFAAAPLLRARTFPAMALMRSGIVPLARDKRALLATGAGLAAICALALLTTAQPMLSGGFLLGAGGALLLLAGLGWGIQRLARGLPRPKNPLLRSAIANIHRPGAPTGALVTALGFGLAAFVLLAAVQSAIDGNIAQRVPREAPDYFVLDVPPAQEPRFFALIQAEFPKAGIRTVPTMRGAVIAYGAKDAMTRVADLEEIPEGAWALRGERGLTYADTIPQGNRVVAGEWWSPFHKGEPLVSIDADFARAVGLEVGDYLTIAILGVERTARIANIREIDWESMGFNFALVFSRNAIADAPHNLSATIDLPDGADTAARGRLLRALVKEMPSSSVIEVGGILVEARKLLEQVSLATLAAAAVTVLAGLAVLMGAIAAARAARTYDTVMLRVLGASRRQILLLQLAEYGLLAGVLALVALGLGGGLAWVVITQLFEFDWLPDWGEVLGVLALGIALVLGFALAGSLPLLRAKPARALREL
- a CDS encoding enoyl-CoA hydratase → MTTIETGNRLFAAAFSVVLSAAFFAYAIIPASPTLVA
- the recF gene encoding DNA replication/repair protein RecF (All proteins in this family for which functions are known are DNA-binding proteins that assist the filamentation of RecA onto DNA for the initiation of recombination or recombinational repair.) — encoded protein: MGLSRITLENFRNHAATQLGEPAHFNLLVGENGAGKTNILEALSLLGPGRGLRRANLGDLPRRAVAGDPPLPFVIGASLSEAGTISARLGTYTEPGQPGRRLVRVNGAPATSASLAEWLALSWLTPAMDGLFTDSAGARRRFMDRMALALAPDHARRVNALETALRERGKLLETRADPRWLDAVEAQAADHGAAVARTRAELVLRLADELSALPPEPFARPALAYVPGGPTDETALRAELARARPRDRAAGRALTGPQRDELQVRMASTGHSAAACSTGEQKAMLIAITLAHGILAASGRPSVLLLDEVAAHLDPVRRTELFNRLRTGRAQVWMTGTELAPFDAIRSEAAIWRVSGGGVERL
- a CDS encoding DUF805 domain-containing protein; the encoded protein is MLDSLIDPFRRMFDFRGRARRRDYWLFVAWQVPVLIVVFLVTNLVLGTAGTLILAPELMIYGTLAYTAVFGLPVLALQVRRLHDSDKRGWWVLVGFIPYLGLGWLLFLMAQQGTWGPNRYGPDPRQLWEGDLFE
- a CDS encoding arylesterase produces the protein MHKRSWSKIAVLGAALLALAGCGDSAEEAAPQGEIAADGKPALPAIPVMGPERRIIAFGDSLFAGYGVDPRDAYPEKLENALRAKGINADVINAGVSGDTTAAGLNRLEFTLAAQKDTPPALFILELGGNDMLRGLPPEEARANLEKMLTILKAQKVPVLLMGMRAPPNYGPDYQAAFDAMYRDLAKQYGASLIPFWLEDIYQDPSLFQADKIHPTAQGIERLVASTIGEVEGALPPAKAP
- a CDS encoding NUDIX hydrolase, with the translated sequence MIRDRDADLPEVVQWEGKFITAKTRGRWEYVGRARGIRAAAIIALDEDADGTRHAILVSQYRVPLGRFSLEIPAGLVGDDAGAENEDATAAAARELEEETGYHAAHMEVLGEFYSSPGMVSESFTLLKATGLTRVGEGGGVSDENIITHRVALHDLSRFVAEWRRAGHAVDVRIAMLLTPEFLGEDK
- a CDS encoding SDR family oxidoreductase — protein: MAGRVAGKMALVTGGAQGLGRAHCIRLAQEGARVLATDINGAGAEETAAIINAELGEGTAYGIAHDVTKPDQWEAAVDAAREKLGGLNVLVNNAGIGVPGNIEACDFGDWQRCFDINVNSIFHGCQKALPLMREHAPGSIINISSIAGLIASDTMPAYNASKAAVWMLSKSIALHCAKKGMQIRCNSVHPTFVDTPILDGTAKAHALDKDVLMEKLARQIPLKFVGEPNDIANAVLYLASDESRFMTGAELKLDGGISAM
- a CDS encoding enoyl-CoA hydratase; translated protein: MFGSDNSSRFASAAFAVVLTVASFAYAIVPASPGLMA
- a CDS encoding TPM domain-containing protein, with amino-acid sequence MAYLNDAGRQLVSEAVTEAEGATSGEIVTVLAEASDGYTDVALLWAAGAAFTAMSVFAAFPRPFLDAWDAMFGGWDHEWSTGEIASMVIALGLIKFLGVMLVQQWQPLKFALIPGPTKTMRVHNQAVRQFKVGAERRTTGRTGVLIYLSMHERRAEIVADESIAAKVPAEVWGEAMGDMLAHIRHGRIAEGLAVGIRDVGHVLAEHFPRGSEDVNELPDRLIEV
- a CDS encoding ABC transporter ATP-binding protein; translation: MTSPSLAISARNLTLTLGDSAAPVTILRGIDLDVPQGQVVALLGPSGSGKSSLMAVLSGLERASGGSLNVAGADFAMLDEDGLAAARRGRIGIVLQAFHLLPTMTAAENVATPMELAAMADAHPRALAELEAVGLAHRTGHYPTQLSGGEQQRVAIARATAPRPGLIFADEPTGNLDAATGEEIIKLLFARRAETGATLLIITHDASLAAKCERVLTMADGVIVSDTMPA